The following coding sequences lie in one Glycine soja cultivar W05 chromosome 16, ASM419377v2, whole genome shotgun sequence genomic window:
- the LOC114389373 gene encoding probable carboxylesterase 18 — protein sequence MASETPKAKAVLPWTTRVSISFLSTLTDFSRRSNGTVNRRLMNFLDRKTQANAKPVKGVSTKDVTVDAKRNLWFRIYNPTAADADDGLPVVIFFHGGAFAFLSPDSFAYDAVCRRFCRRIPAVVVSVNYRLAPEHRYPSQYDDGEDILRFLDENRAVLPDNADLSKCFLAGDSAGANLAHNVAVRIGKSGLQLIRVVGLVSIQPWFGGEERTAAEVKLDGAPLVSMARTDWLWKAFLPEGSDRDHGAANVSGPNSEDLSGLYYPDTLLFVGGFDPLQDWQKKYYEWLKKSGKNAQLIEYPSSIHAFYIFPELPESSQLISQVKDFVTKKISDFQSNVY from the coding sequence ATGGCTTCCGAAACTCCAAAAGCAAAAGCCGTTCTACCATGGACAACCCGCGTTTCAATTTCCTTTCTCTCTACCCTAACGGACTTTTCACGCCGCTCTAACGGCACTGTTAATCGCCGTCTCATGAACTTCCTCGATCGCAAAACCCAAGCCAACGCCAAACCCGTTAAAGGCGTTTCCACCAAAGACGTCACCGTCGACGCCAAACGGAACCTCTGGTTCCGAATCTACAACCCCACCGCCGCCGACGCCGACGACGGCCTCCCCGTCGTCATTTTCTTCCACGGCGGCGCCTTCGCATTCCTCTCGCCGGATTCTTTCGCATACGACGCCGTCTGCCGACGTTTCTGCCGGCGAATCCCCGCCGTCGTCGTCTCCGTCAACTACCGCCTTGCACCGGAGCACCGGTACCCTTCCCAATACGACGACGGCGAGGATATCCTCAGATTCCTCGACGAGAACCGCGCGGTGCTGCCGGACAATGCTGACTTGTCGAAATGCTTCCTCGCCGGCGACAGCGCCGGCGCGAATTTGGCTCACAATGTTGCGGTTCGGATCGGCAAGTCGGGGCTCCAGTTGATTCGGGTCGTCGGGTTGGTTTCAATCCAGCCGTGGTTCGGCGGGGAGGAGCGGACGGCTGCGGAGGTTAAGTTGGACGGGGCACCGCTGGTATCGATGGCGAGGACGGACTGGCTGTGGAAGGCGTTTCTGCCGGAGGGGTCGGATCGCGATCATGGGGCGGCGAATGTGAGCGGGCCAAATTCGGAGGATTTGTCGGGTTTATATTACCCGGATACCCTTTTGTTTGTGGGTGGGTTTGACCCGTTACAAGATTGGCAAAAGAAGTATTATGAGTGGTTGAAAAAATCAGGGAAAAATGCTCAATTGATTGAGTATCCATCGTCGATTCATGCGTTTTATATATTTCCTGAATTGCCCGAGTCATCTCAGTTGATCTCACAGGTCAAGGATTTCGTCACCAAGAAAATTTCTGATTTTCAATCAAATGTATATTAA
- the LOC114390239 gene encoding probable carboxylesterase 18, translating into MASTTSNSQQPKPVLPWRARISISFLCTLSDAARRSNGTVNRLLINLLDLKSHPNAAPVNGVSSNDVTVDASRNLWCRVFSPTVAAASGGALPVVIFFHGGGFAFLSPDSLAYDAVCRRFCRQIPAVVVSVNYRLTPEHRYPSQYDDGEDILKFLDENRAVLPENADLSKCFLAGDSAGANLAHNVAVRVPKSGLRIIRVIGLVSIQPWFGGEERTAAEEKFKGAPLVSMARTDWLWKVFLPDGSDRDHVAANVSGPNSEDLSGLDYPDTLVVVGGFDPLQDWQRRYYEWLKNSGKNVQLIEYPKMIHAFYVFDDLPESSQLITQIKDFINKRISELN; encoded by the coding sequence ATGGCGTCAACCACATCCAACTCCCAACAACCAAAACCGGTTCTTCCTTGGAGGGCACGCATTTCAATATCTTTCCTATGTACCCTTTCCGACGCCGCTCGTCGCTCTAACGGCACCGTTAATCGCCTCCTCATAAACCTACTCGACCTCAAGTCCCACCCCAACGCCGCCCCCGTTAACGGCGTTTCCTCTAATGACGTCACCGTCGACGCCTCGCGAAACCTCTGGTGCCGCGTCTTCTCCCCCACCGTCGCCGCCGCCTCCGGCGGCGCTCTCCCGGTCGTCATCTTCTTCCACGGCGGCGGCTTCGCGTTCCTCTCGCCGGATTCATTAGCCTACGACGCCGTCTGCCGGCGGTTCTGCCGGCAAATCCCCGCCGTCGTCGTCTCCGTCAACTACCGCCTCACGCCGGAGCACCGGTACCCTTCGCAATACGACGACGGCGAGGACATCCTCAAATTCCTCGACGAGAACCGCGCGGTCCTGCCGGAAAATGCTGACTTGTCGAAATGCTTCCTCGCCGGAGACAGCGCCGGCGCGAATTTGGCTCACAATGTGGCGGTTCGGGTCCCCAAGTCGGGGCTCCGGATAATCCGGGTCATCGGGTTGGTTTCGATCCAGCCATGGTTTGGCGGGGAGGAGCGGACGGCAGCGGAGGAGAAGTTCAAGGGGGCGCCGCTGGTGTCGATGGCCAGGACGGATTGGCTGTGGAAGGTGTTTTTGCCAGACGGGTCGGATCGCGACCATGTGGCTGCGAATGTGAGTGGACCGAATTCGGAGGATTTGTCGGGTTTGGATTACCCGGATACCCTCGTGGTTGTGGGTGGGTTTGACCCGTTGCAAGATTGGCAAAGGAGGTATTATGAGTGGTTGAAAAATTCGGGAAAAAATGTCCAATTGATTGAGTATCCCAAGATGATTCATGCGTTCTATGTGTTCGATGATTTGCCCGAGTCTTCTCAATTGATCACACAAATCAAGGATTTCATAAACAAGAGAATCTCTGAGTTGAATTGA
- the LOC114389033 gene encoding probable carboxylesterase 18: MASELTKLILPWKVRLLISLLSTLADTSRRSNATINRRLFNLADRQSLPNPTPVDGVSSSDVTVDPARNLWFRLFVPSSSSATTLPVFVYFHGGAFAFFSAASTPYDAVCRLYCRSLNAVVISVNYRLAPEHRYPSQYDDGFDVLKFIDRNGSVLPDVADVTKCFLAGDSAGANLAHHVAVRVSKEKLQRTNIIGLVSVQPYFGGEERTKSEIQLNRVPIISVDRTDWHWKVFLPNGSDRDHEAVNVSGPNAVDISGLDYPNTIVFMGGFDPLRDWQRKYYDWLRESGKEVELIDYPNTFHAFYFFSELPETSLFVYDVKEFMAKQMANVN, translated from the coding sequence ATGGCTTCTGAACTCACCAAACTGATCCTTCCATGGAAAGTTCGCTTACTCATTTCCCTCCTTTCCACCCTCGCCGACACCTCTCGCCGCTCCAACGCCACCATCAACCGCCGCCTCTTTAACCTCGCTGACCGCCAGTCACTGCCAAACCCCACCCCCGTCGACGGCGTTTCCTCCTCCGACGTCACCGTCGATCCCGCCCGCAACCTCTGGTTCCGCCTCTTCGTCCCCTCCTCTTCCTCCGCCACCACCCTCCCGGTCTTCGTCTACTTCCATGGCGGCGCCTTCGCTTTCTTCTCCGCAGCTTCAACCCCTTACGACGCCGTTTGTCGTCTCTACTGTCGCTCCCTTAACGCCGTCGTTATCTCCGTCAACTACCGCCTCGCCCCTGAACACCGCTACCCCTCCCAATACGACGACGGTTTCGACGTCTTAAAATTCATCGACCGAAACGGCAGCGTTTTACCCGACGTTGCTGACGTCACCAAATGTTTTTTAGCGGGTGATAGCGCGGGTGCGAACCTGGCCCACCACGTGGCGGTTCGGGTTTCTAAAGAGAAGCTACAAAGAACCAACATTATCGGCTTAGTTTCGGTTCAACCGTATTTCGGAGGAGAAGAGAGAACCAAATCCGAAATCCAATTAAACCGGGTACCCATTATTTCGGTGGATAGAACCGATTGGCACTGGAAGGTGTTCTTGCCAAATGGATCGGACCGGGATCATGAAGCGGTTAACGTGAGTGGGCCCAATGCCGTGGATATTTCGGGTTTGGATTATCCGAATACGATTGTGTTTATGGGTGGGTTTGACCCGTTGCGTGATTGGCAAAGGAAGTATTATGATTGGTTGAGGGAATCGGGAAAAGAGGTGGAGTTAATCGATTATCCAAACACGTTTCatgctttttactttttttctgaATTGCCCGAAACTTCTCTGTTTGTTTATGATGTCAAGGAGTTTATGGCCAAGCAAATGGCCAATGTGAATTGA